From the Candidatus Krumholzibacteriota bacterium genome, one window contains:
- a CDS encoding DEAD/DEAH box helicase, translating into MDVTRFIDRVRVDDFYRDQVAHTHTIPVRRARYAELGEPLPAPLRAALEAAGIERLYTHQVEAIEALRAGRDTVVVTATASGKTLCYNVPVLERLLAEPDARAFYLYPTKALAQDQLRVLLRYREAGLDFTAGAYDGDTPRATRRTLRDEARIILTNPDMLHSGILPNHAKWAPFFSRLRFVVVDEIHTYRGVFGSHVANVLARLRRVCEHYGASPVFVASSATIRNPAEHAARLLGRAVTTVTRDGSPRGRKRFLLWNPPTIDTAGMERRSANIEAAELVSRLVLDDVQTICFVRARVVSEVVTRYVREMLGRRRASMADLVHPYRGGYLPAERREIERRLFDGELKAVISTNALELGIDVGALHASVIVGYPGSIASTWQQAGRAGRGNEEALIVFIPHNTPLDQYLVRHADYFFGRSPENAIIDPSNPHLLMGHLRAAAAELPLGAKEVEEWGEYAPAIAGLLEEERELNFVRGKWYWRGRGYPSADVDLRNISPNIYTIVDESSGNVVIGTIDEASAFQQVHPQAIYLHEAETYIVNDLDTEKRIAFVEKTNVDYYTQSITETQVRVDREEKSGAWRVAETGFGDVSVTDLTFMFRKIKFGSRDSIGYGKCDLPPQVLETAGMWIVPPAEVHALVRGHGRVPGEGLLGLSNVLREVVPLFVMCDPLDIGTTVNSRSTGGPALYLYDKYPGGVGFALKAYDLVEEIMEAALDLIRECPCAGGCPSCVGSPIPPFSQLDPDAGGRGMIPDKEAALVVLHALLGLDPYEPSAPGSRAGEEAPPRPAGKPLPVEVEGKLREALVRTHRRTGDRGRGGARRPAGPGGTEDR; encoded by the coding sequence GTGGACGTAACCCGCTTCATCGACCGGGTGCGGGTCGACGATTTCTACCGCGACCAGGTGGCCCACACCCACACCATCCCCGTCCGGCGCGCGCGGTACGCCGAGCTGGGCGAGCCGCTGCCCGCGCCGCTGCGGGCGGCCCTCGAAGCGGCGGGGATCGAACGGCTCTACACCCACCAGGTGGAGGCGATCGAGGCCCTGCGGGCGGGAAGGGACACCGTCGTCGTCACCGCCACGGCGAGCGGCAAGACCCTCTGCTACAACGTGCCGGTCCTCGAGCGGCTCCTCGCCGAGCCGGACGCGCGCGCCTTCTACCTCTACCCGACGAAGGCGCTCGCGCAGGACCAGCTCCGCGTGCTGCTCCGCTACCGGGAGGCGGGGCTCGACTTCACGGCGGGCGCCTACGACGGCGATACTCCCCGCGCCACGCGCCGCACGCTCCGCGACGAGGCGAGGATCATCCTCACGAATCCCGACATGCTCCACTCGGGGATCCTCCCGAACCACGCGAAGTGGGCGCCCTTCTTCTCGCGCCTCCGCTTCGTCGTCGTCGACGAGATCCACACCTACCGCGGCGTCTTCGGCTCGCACGTGGCGAACGTGCTCGCCCGCCTGCGCCGCGTCTGCGAGCACTACGGCGCCTCGCCGGTCTTCGTGGCCTCCTCGGCGACGATCCGCAATCCCGCCGAGCACGCCGCGCGGCTCCTCGGCCGCGCGGTGACGACGGTGACGCGCGACGGCTCGCCGCGGGGTCGCAAGCGCTTCCTTTTGTGGAACCCGCCGACGATCGACACGGCGGGGATGGAGCGGCGGAGCGCCAACATCGAGGCGGCCGAGCTCGTCTCGCGTCTCGTCCTCGACGACGTCCAGACGATCTGCTTCGTCCGGGCCCGCGTGGTGAGCGAGGTCGTCACCCGCTACGTCCGCGAGATGCTCGGGCGCCGGCGTGCCTCGATGGCCGATCTCGTCCATCCCTACCGGGGGGGCTATCTTCCCGCCGAGCGGCGCGAGATCGAGCGCAGGCTCTTCGATGGCGAGCTGAAGGCGGTCATCTCGACGAACGCCCTCGAGCTGGGGATCGACGTCGGGGCGCTCCACGCCTCGGTGATCGTCGGCTATCCCGGCTCGATCGCCTCGACGTGGCAGCAGGCGGGGCGCGCGGGGCGGGGGAACGAGGAGGCGCTGATCGTCTTCATCCCGCACAACACGCCGCTCGACCAGTACCTCGTGCGACACGCCGACTACTTCTTCGGCCGGTCGCCGGAGAACGCGATCATCGATCCGTCGAACCCGCACCTCCTCATGGGGCATCTGCGCGCCGCCGCGGCCGAGCTTCCCCTCGGGGCGAAGGAGGTCGAGGAGTGGGGAGAGTACGCCCCGGCGATCGCCGGGCTCCTCGAGGAGGAGCGCGAGCTCAACTTCGTCCGGGGGAAGTGGTACTGGCGCGGCCGCGGCTACCCGAGCGCCGATGTCGACCTGCGCAACATCTCGCCCAACATCTACACGATCGTCGACGAATCGTCCGGCAACGTCGTCATCGGCACGATCGACGAGGCGAGCGCCTTCCAGCAGGTCCATCCCCAGGCGATCTACCTGCACGAGGCGGAGACGTACATCGTCAACGACCTCGATACGGAGAAGCGGATCGCCTTCGTCGAGAAGACCAACGTCGACTACTACACGCAGTCGATCACCGAGACGCAGGTCAGGGTCGACCGCGAGGAGAAGAGCGGCGCCTGGCGCGTGGCCGAGACGGGCTTCGGGGACGTCTCGGTGACCGACCTGACCTTCATGTTCCGCAAGATCAAGTTCGGCAGCCGCGATTCGATCGGCTACGGCAAGTGCGACCTTCCCCCGCAGGTGCTCGAGACGGCGGGGATGTGGATCGTTCCGCCCGCCGAGGTCCACGCCCTCGTCAGGGGGCACGGGCGCGTGCCCGGCGAGGGGCTCCTCGGGCTCTCGAACGTCCTCCGCGAGGTCGTTCCCCTCTTCGTGATGTGCGATCCGCTCGACATCGGCACCACGGTGAACTCCCGCTCGACGGGCGGGCCGGCCCTCTATCTCTACGACAAGTATCCCGGCGGCGTCGGCTTCGCGCTCAAGGCGTACGATCTCGTCGAGGAGATCATGGAGGCGGCCCTCGACCTGATCAGGGAGTGCCCCTGCGCGGGGGGCTGCCCCTCCTGCGTCGGCTCGCCGATCCCGCCCTTCTCGCAGCTCGATCCCGACGCGGGCGGGCGGGGGATGATCCCCGACAAGGAAGCGGCCCTCGTCGTGCTCCACGCGCTGCTCGGACTCGATCCCTACGAACCGTCGGCTCCCGGATCGCGCGCGGGGGAGGAGGCGCCGCCGCGCCCGGCCGGAAAGCCGCTCCCCGTCGAGGTGGAGGGAAAGCTCCGCGAGGCGCTCGTGCGGACGCACCGCCGGACCGGCGACCGCGGGCGCGGCGGCGCGCGGCGGCCGGCCGGCCCGGGCGGAACGGAGGACCGATGA
- a CDS encoding ribonuclease H-like domain-containing protein: MTRRGGDLRVELEELRRRAAAAFGRRRPLPGIGPPPGEGGAADASGILPGPFSGIKPPPEEGGAASDAAQPTGTLEALVPGAEAPGGGFYRVREDAAAIWPSADRFLAEYREALAGPFPPENRGLEELRLLAEAETGRVLWLDLETTGLSMAPLFLVGLMYEEGNRLVVDQLFARDYAEEAAVLLFAAETMARFDTLVTYNGLRFDVPFLAGRMAYTSLPFRPPRRHVDLLRVARRAVGRRTPNHRLQTLERHLLGMKRAGDVPGREIPGVYHEFVRTGDAGGIAGVILHNRLDLVTMLKLVTVFLSGCR, translated from the coding sequence ATGACGCGACGCGGGGGCGACCTGCGAGTCGAGCTCGAGGAGTTGCGGAGACGGGCGGCGGCCGCCTTCGGCCGGAGGCGTCCGCTCCCGGGGATCGGTCCGCCCCCCGGCGAGGGCGGGGCGGCTGACGCTTCCGGGATCCTGCCGGGCCCCTTTTCCGGGATCAAACCGCCCCCGGAAGAAGGCGGGGCGGCATCCGACGCCGCGCAACCCACGGGCACGCTCGAGGCGCTCGTGCCCGGTGCGGAGGCGCCCGGAGGCGGCTTCTACCGCGTCCGCGAGGACGCGGCGGCGATCTGGCCGTCGGCCGACCGCTTTCTCGCCGAGTATCGCGAGGCCCTCGCCGGCCCCTTCCCCCCGGAAAACCGGGGGCTGGAGGAACTCCGTCTTTTGGCCGAGGCGGAAACGGGCCGGGTCCTCTGGCTCGATCTCGAGACGACGGGGCTCTCGATGGCGCCCCTCTTCCTCGTCGGGCTGATGTACGAGGAGGGAAACCGGCTCGTCGTCGACCAGCTCTTCGCGCGGGACTACGCCGAGGAGGCGGCGGTCCTCCTCTTCGCCGCGGAAACGATGGCCCGCTTCGACACGCTGGTGACCTACAACGGGCTTCGGTTCGACGTGCCCTTTCTCGCCGGGCGCATGGCCTACACGAGCCTGCCCTTCAGGCCGCCGCGGCGGCACGTGGACCTGCTGCGCGTTGCGCGGCGCGCCGTCGGGCGCCGGACGCCGAATCACCGGCTGCAGACGCTCGAGCGGCACCTGCTCGGCATGAAACGGGCGGGGGACGTGCCCGGGCGCGAGATTCCCGGCGTCTACCACGAATTCGTGCGGACGGGGGACGCGGGCGGCATCGCCGGCGTCATCCTCCACAACCGGCTCGATCTCGTCACGATGCTCAAGCTCGTGACGGTCTTTCTCTCCGGCTGTCGCTGA
- a CDS encoding peptidoglycan DD-metalloendopeptidase family protein, giving the protein MRHDRHIQVFLLAAALAAIAIGLAIDRPGILTEPAVAPAGDPVPASVDAAIPGKACPVPTLAGRVDRNGSFFDIVSACGIEPAEIYAAARSAKQVYDFRRIYPGQRYEVYADSARIDSVFFSISEEEYVSLVRTGDGYEAERRSYPFDVVTRTCSGLITQSLFASFQEQGLPIELGLQLVDILAWDIDFFSDIRKNDYFRVIYEEKTRSDGLQRIGRILAVEFNTQGTSHYAFLFENEDGLADYFDDTGRSLRKQLLRAPLSYTRISSNFSSRRLHPVLHHYRPHYGIDYAAPEGTPVMTTGDGTVLAASRTRANGNYVKIRHNNGYITYYLHLSRFGSGIRGGVKVRQGQVIGYVGHTGYATGPHLDYRVKIGNRFVNPRRLKLPPAKPVSEEKMPAFAELRDGRITELCTIPIRDSRTVMYAATPEHDSPTEGYRPPLEERTAGAASQ; this is encoded by the coding sequence ATGAGACACGACAGACACATACAGGTGTTCCTCCTCGCCGCCGCCCTCGCCGCGATCGCGATCGGGCTGGCGATCGACCGTCCAGGGATCCTCACGGAGCCTGCCGTGGCCCCCGCCGGGGATCCCGTGCCGGCGTCCGTGGACGCCGCGATCCCCGGGAAGGCGTGCCCCGTGCCGACCCTCGCCGGCCGCGTCGACCGCAACGGCAGCTTCTTCGACATCGTGAGCGCCTGCGGCATCGAGCCGGCGGAGATCTACGCGGCGGCCCGTTCGGCCAAACAGGTCTACGACTTCCGCCGGATCTACCCCGGCCAGCGATACGAGGTCTACGCCGATTCGGCCCGGATCGACTCGGTCTTCTTCTCGATCAGCGAGGAGGAGTACGTCTCCCTCGTCCGTACCGGGGACGGGTACGAGGCGGAGCGCCGGAGCTACCCCTTCGACGTCGTCACCAGAACCTGCTCGGGGCTGATCACGCAGTCCCTCTTCGCCTCTTTCCAGGAGCAGGGGCTCCCGATCGAGCTCGGGCTCCAGCTCGTCGACATCCTCGCGTGGGACATCGACTTCTTCAGCGACATCAGGAAGAACGACTACTTCCGCGTCATCTACGAGGAAAAGACGCGGAGCGACGGCCTGCAGCGCATCGGGCGCATCCTCGCCGTCGAGTTCAACACGCAGGGGACGAGCCACTACGCCTTCCTCTTCGAGAACGAGGACGGGCTCGCCGACTACTTCGACGACACGGGGCGGTCCCTGCGCAAGCAGCTGCTGCGCGCCCCCCTCTCCTACACGCGGATCTCGTCGAACTTCAGCTCCCGGCGGCTCCACCCGGTGCTCCACCACTACCGGCCACATTACGGCATCGACTACGCCGCTCCCGAGGGAACGCCCGTGATGACGACCGGCGACGGAACGGTGCTCGCCGCCTCGCGAACGCGGGCGAACGGCAACTACGTGAAGATCCGCCACAACAACGGCTACATCACGTACTACCTGCACCTGAGCCGCTTCGGCTCCGGCATCCGCGGCGGCGTGAAGGTGCGCCAGGGACAGGTGATCGGGTACGTCGGGCACACGGGATACGCGACGGGCCCGCATCTCGACTACCGCGTCAAGATCGGCAACAGGTTCGTCAACCCGCGCCGGCTCAAGCTCCCGCCGGCCAAACCCGTGTCCGAGGAGAAGATGCCCGCGTTCGCCGAGCTCCGCGACGGCCGGATCACCGAGCTCTGCACGATCCCGATCCGCGATTCGCGGACCGTCATGTATGCGGCCACCCCCGAGCACGACTCCCCCACCGAGGGTTACCGGCCGCCGCTCGAGGAGCGGACCGCCGGCGCGGCCTCGCAGTGA
- a CDS encoding epoxyqueuosine reductase QueH, giving the protein MTPPERILVHVCCASCASYVLDHLAARYAPTAWFYNPNVFPPGEYRLRRDETRELCRRGNFPFLEGPYEPERWEAAAGPYRDRGEKSERCWACYGLRLDATAREAARLGFPLFTSTLSVSPHKIHPRIVEAGERAAAAHGTGFLAEDFKKKDGFRKSVEQSRELGFTRQDYCGCEPSLAEARERRRRKAKQETAAAPGIPGGRRGLDRS; this is encoded by the coding sequence ATGACCCCGCCCGAACGCATCCTCGTCCACGTCTGCTGCGCCTCCTGCGCCTCGTACGTCCTCGACCACCTCGCCGCCCGATACGCTCCGACAGCGTGGTTCTACAACCCGAACGTCTTCCCGCCCGGGGAATACCGGCTGCGGCGAGACGAGACGCGCGAGCTGTGCCGCCGCGGGAACTTCCCCTTTCTCGAGGGGCCGTACGAGCCGGAGCGCTGGGAGGCCGCCGCCGGGCCGTACCGCGATCGCGGCGAGAAGAGCGAGCGCTGCTGGGCCTGCTACGGGCTGCGTCTCGACGCGACGGCGCGCGAGGCCGCCCGGCTGGGCTTCCCCCTGTTCACGAGCACGCTCTCGGTGAGCCCCCACAAGATCCACCCGCGGATCGTCGAGGCGGGCGAGCGGGCCGCCGCCGCGCACGGCACGGGATTCCTCGCCGAGGATTTCAAGAAGAAGGACGGGTTCAGGAAGAGCGTCGAGCAGAGCCGCGAGCTCGGTTTCACCCGCCAGGACTACTGCGGCTGCGAGCCGAGCCTCGCCGAGGCGCGCGAGCGCCGCCGCCGGAAGGCCAAACAGGAAACCGCGGCGGCGCCGGGGATTCCCGGCGGCCGCCGCGGCCTCGATCGTTCGTGA
- a CDS encoding 4Fe-4S binding protein: MAHKINEECISCGACATECPVEAISEGEERYEIDPELCTDCGACIEVCPVEAISGE; encoded by the coding sequence ATGGCCCACAAGATAAACGAGGAGTGCATCTCCTGCGGCGCCTGCGCGACCGAGTGCCCGGTCGAGGCGATCTCCGAGGGCGAGGAACGGTACGAGATCGATCCCGAGCTCTGCACGGACTGCGGAGCCTGCATCGAGGTCTGCCCGGTCGAAGCGATTTCGGGCGAGTGA
- a CDS encoding insulinase family protein, with amino-acid sequence MRRILLAAAALLVIPAAAAAEPTRVVEHAPGAPEVIYECHPASPVFLAAVAVEAGSARETPMTRGLSHLLEHLLFDGSERFDRGEIAAWVERNGAFLNAFTRKETAVFFLLARSDLVDEGIEILSQMLLRPVFPPAELEKERGVVLEEMRQGRDDPRERRERLVSRRLYAGSPLAEPVIGLETTIETVSREQIGAYHGERYRPERMRILLMGGFDRDRARGLVEDHFCGGPREWRDGSRPARDGSAVPAPRWSGRIARIVDPGLDPGLEAMLPLPRVDEPGFPAALVAARILGSPAGPLAGCLDALGLPDPGVSLETHGAFSALRISIDGTAETAGRLEEALAVVLGRLAHWEPDVHAVAAARTAVGASEAFDRERYHYYMMLAGQPVALFGDRYLDAADEGVARVERPDVARLARRRLVDPPFNAVVVLPGASSAKGEAAAQPVKTTRARNGVLIAATSRPGSPVAALHVLVRDRAMLEREHDGARISLLHGILDHSPAGRKLAGQLERIGARIAWGDNPFISMDDYQVSPAWAFVRLEAPADNFNKAVVLLASFLLQAPVEESGVSAAASRIAVELGARTGRPFFALDRELGRALFGDHPWGTGAFPETAGELSAPAFERLMRDVYRGENLIVTAVGPRDPEETIRIVEKAFGNLPPGGGAESIRPAAVAGGAVVEETAAIEGIYLRRGWLVVDPEPGETAALRVAAEVLSRRMQEEIRETRGLAYSTGCGARLLPGAVVVSATVGSRAANLDEVSAVLDSLIRSLAEAPPTAEETAAATDRLRGRLARRLLSSVNEAADLGLRLFLYPGEPGGENVTAVDAAAVQAAIVRRLDPAGGVAVRLLPGADEPPAPRRRPPPGMPGMR; translated from the coding sequence GTGAGACGCATCCTGCTTGCGGCCGCCGCGCTGCTCGTCATCCCGGCCGCCGCCGCGGCGGAGCCGACGCGCGTCGTCGAGCACGCGCCCGGCGCTCCGGAAGTCATCTACGAGTGCCACCCGGCGTCGCCCGTCTTTCTCGCCGCCGTCGCCGTCGAGGCCGGCAGCGCGCGCGAGACGCCGATGACTCGCGGACTGAGCCACCTGCTCGAGCATCTCCTCTTCGACGGGAGCGAGCGCTTCGACCGCGGGGAGATCGCCGCGTGGGTCGAGCGGAACGGGGCCTTTCTCAACGCGTTCACGAGAAAGGAGACGGCCGTCTTCTTCCTGCTGGCCCGGAGCGATCTCGTCGACGAGGGGATCGAGATCCTCTCGCAGATGCTCTTGCGACCGGTCTTCCCGCCGGCGGAACTGGAAAAGGAACGGGGCGTCGTCCTCGAGGAGATGCGGCAGGGGCGGGACGATCCGCGCGAACGGCGCGAACGTCTCGTCTCGCGCCGTCTCTACGCCGGATCCCCCCTCGCCGAGCCGGTGATCGGACTCGAGACCACCATCGAGACGGTGAGCAGGGAACAAATCGGCGCGTACCACGGCGAACGGTACCGCCCCGAGCGCATGCGTATCCTCCTCATGGGCGGATTCGACCGTGACCGGGCCCGCGGTCTCGTCGAGGATCATTTCTGCGGCGGCCCGCGCGAGTGGCGGGACGGGAGCCGTCCCGCGCGGGACGGCTCCGCCGTCCCAGCGCCCCGGTGGAGCGGCAGGATCGCCCGGATCGTCGATCCCGGTCTCGATCCGGGCCTCGAGGCGATGCTGCCCCTTCCGCGCGTCGACGAGCCGGGATTCCCCGCCGCCCTCGTCGCGGCTCGCATCCTCGGCTCTCCCGCGGGGCCTCTGGCCGGATGCCTGGACGCCCTCGGTTTGCCCGACCCGGGCGTCTCGCTCGAGACGCACGGCGCCTTCTCAGCCCTGCGGATCTCGATCGACGGGACCGCGGAGACCGCCGGCCGCCTCGAGGAGGCGCTGGCCGTCGTCCTCGGCCGACTCGCACACTGGGAGCCCGACGTCCACGCCGTCGCCGCGGCGCGGACGGCGGTCGGGGCGTCCGAGGCGTTCGACCGCGAACGCTATCATTACTACATGATGCTCGCCGGGCAGCCCGTGGCCCTTTTCGGCGACCGCTACCTCGACGCGGCCGACGAGGGGGTGGCCCGCGTCGAGCGGCCGGACGTCGCGCGACTCGCCCGTCGTCGGCTCGTCGATCCCCCCTTCAACGCCGTCGTCGTCCTCCCCGGGGCCTCGTCGGCGAAGGGAGAGGCGGCGGCGCAGCCGGTGAAGACGACCCGCGCGCGAAACGGCGTCCTGATCGCCGCGACGAGCCGGCCCGGCTCGCCCGTCGCCGCCCTCCACGTGCTCGTGCGCGACCGTGCCATGCTCGAGCGAGAACACGACGGCGCCCGGATCTCGCTCCTCCACGGGATCCTCGATCACTCGCCCGCCGGCCGGAAGCTCGCCGGGCAACTCGAGAGGATCGGCGCCCGGATCGCCTGGGGGGATAATCCCTTCATTTCGATGGACGACTACCAGGTCAGTCCCGCGTGGGCATTCGTGCGCCTCGAGGCGCCGGCGGACAACTTCAATAAGGCGGTCGTGCTCCTCGCCTCCTTCCTCTTGCAGGCCCCGGTCGAGGAAAGCGGGGTCTCCGCCGCGGCAAGCCGCATCGCGGTGGAACTCGGCGCGCGGACCGGCCGGCCGTTTTTCGCGCTCGACCGGGAACTCGGCCGGGCCCTCTTCGGCGACCATCCGTGGGGGACGGGGGCCTTCCCCGAAACGGCGGGCGAGCTCTCCGCCCCGGCCTTCGAGAGGTTGATGCGGGATGTCTACAGAGGGGAGAACCTGATCGTCACCGCCGTCGGGCCGCGCGATCCGGAGGAGACGATCCGGATCGTCGAGAAGGCGTTCGGCAACCTGCCGCCCGGCGGCGGCGCCGAATCGATCCGCCCCGCGGCCGTCGCGGGCGGCGCCGTCGTCGAGGAGACGGCGGCGATCGAGGGGATCTATCTGCGCCGCGGCTGGCTGGTGGTCGATCCCGAACCCGGCGAGACCGCGGCGCTCCGGGTGGCGGCCGAGGTGCTCAGCCGGCGGATGCAGGAGGAGATCCGCGAGACGCGCGGACTCGCCTACTCGACCGGCTGCGGCGCGAGGCTCCTGCCCGGCGCGGTCGTCGTATCGGCCACGGTCGGTTCGCGCGCCGCGAATCTCGACGAGGTCTCGGCCGTTCTCGATTCGCTCATCCGCTCGCTCGCCGAGGCGCCCCCGACGGCGGAGGAGACGGCCGCGGCGACCGACCGCCTGCGCGGGCGCCTCGCCCGGCGGCTGCTCTCCAGCGTCAACGAGGCGGCCGACCTGGGTTTGCGGCTCTTTCTCTACCCCGGCGAGCCGGGAGGGGAAAACGTAACGGCGGTCGACGCGGCGGCGGTGCAGGCGGCGATCGTCCGCCGGCTCGATCCCGCCGGAGGGGTTGCCGTCCGTCTCCTGCCGGGCGCCGACGAGCCCCCGGCGCCGCGCCGCCGGCCGCCTCCCGGCATGCCCGGCATGCGGTGA
- the lpdA gene encoding dihydrolipoyl dehydrogenase: protein MEREFDLVVLGGGPAGYPAALRAARLGASVCLVEKGPLGGVCLNRGCIPTKTMHALAHLVASAAGGREAGVGGGPVRPDAAGLWEHKRRVVDGLVTGVEKLLKGRKVELVRGEGRLVSGDTVEVDGAGTVRGARGVVVCTGSSEIELPALPFDGERILSSTHLLDLGRIPASMIVVGGGVIGCEFASIFAALGVEVTIVEMLPTLVATEDPHVARFLQAAFRKRGIGVMAGRTVVKAERTGAGVRAILDDGAAVEAEIMLVSVGRRPNTGGIGLEAAGVEAGRGGIAVDARMQTNRPNLYAAGDVVGGWLLAHVATREGIVATENALGREREISYRAVPSTIYTLPEAAHVGMTEPEAKEAGIDFATGRFPFAANGKAKGLREEEGFVKWVAERKTGQLLGLHILGPQATELLAAGILAVEREMTIDDFTAAILPHPTLCEALAEAAEAVRGEAIHLL, encoded by the coding sequence ATGGAGAGGGAATTCGATCTGGTCGTGCTCGGCGGCGGACCGGCGGGGTATCCGGCGGCGCTCCGCGCCGCCCGGCTCGGCGCCTCGGTCTGTCTCGTCGAGAAGGGGCCCCTCGGGGGCGTCTGCCTCAACCGGGGCTGCATCCCCACCAAGACGATGCATGCGCTCGCGCACCTCGTCGCCTCGGCCGCCGGAGGACGCGAGGCGGGCGTCGGCGGCGGGCCGGTCCGACCGGACGCCGCGGGGCTCTGGGAACACAAGCGGCGCGTCGTCGACGGGCTCGTCACCGGCGTCGAGAAGCTGCTGAAGGGCCGGAAGGTCGAACTCGTACGCGGCGAGGGGCGCCTCGTCTCCGGCGATACCGTCGAGGTGGACGGCGCGGGAACCGTCCGGGGCGCCCGGGGCGTCGTCGTCTGCACGGGCTCCTCCGAGATCGAACTGCCCGCTCTCCCCTTCGACGGCGAGCGGATCCTCTCCTCGACCCACCTGCTCGATCTCGGACGCATCCCCGCGAGCATGATCGTCGTCGGCGGTGGCGTGATCGGCTGCGAGTTCGCGTCGATCTTCGCCGCCCTGGGCGTCGAGGTCACGATCGTCGAGATGCTTCCCACGCTGGTCGCCACGGAGGATCCGCACGTGGCGCGGTTTCTCCAGGCGGCGTTCCGGAAGCGCGGGATCGGCGTCATGGCGGGCCGGACGGTGGTGAAGGCCGAACGGACCGGCGCGGGCGTCCGCGCGATCCTCGACGACGGGGCCGCCGTCGAGGCGGAGATCATGCTCGTCTCGGTCGGCCGGCGGCCGAACACGGGGGGGATCGGGCTCGAGGCGGCCGGCGTCGAGGCGGGGCGCGGCGGAATCGCCGTCGATGCCCGCATGCAGACGAACAGGCCGAATCTCTACGCGGCGGGGGACGTCGTCGGAGGCTGGCTGCTCGCGCACGTCGCCACGCGCGAGGGGATCGTCGCCACGGAGAACGCGCTCGGCCGCGAGCGGGAGATCAGCTACCGGGCCGTTCCCTCGACGATCTACACGCTGCCCGAGGCCGCCCACGTGGGGATGACCGAACCGGAGGCGAAGGAGGCGGGGATCGACTTCGCGACGGGCCGCTTCCCCTTCGCCGCGAACGGCAAGGCGAAGGGGCTCCGCGAGGAGGAGGGTTTCGTGAAGTGGGTGGCCGAGCGAAAGACCGGCCAGCTGCTCGGCCTGCATATCCTCGGCCCCCAGGCCACCGAGCTCCTCGCCGCGGGGATCCTCGCCGTCGAGAGGGAAATGACGATCGACGACTTCACCGCCGCGATCCTCCCCCACCCGACCCTCTGCGAGGCCCTCGCCGAGGCGGCCGAGGCGGTGCGCGGCGAGGCGATACACCTGCTCTAG
- a CDS encoding response regulator transcription factor — MKAIIVDDEALARDEMRFLIEAEEGVELVGEAGGGAEAVRLVAEKQPDLVFLDIQMPEMDGFQVIRALLAAGDLPLVVFTTAFDQYAIRAFEVNALDYLLKPVEKDRLSAAIEKARRSRPRPDEYIERVRRLTESIRDVTRFLPRIVIRRKDEVDLYETEKVAMLFASPEGVRARTVDGDFLTNYAAIDEIEAQLDPSLFLRLGKDMLVNLRRIAKIVPWTGGHYILTLLDGNRTEVTLNRSQATLLKSKVDGIA, encoded by the coding sequence TTGAAGGCGATAATTGTCGATGACGAGGCCCTGGCCCGAGACGAGATGCGGTTCCTCATCGAGGCGGAGGAGGGCGTCGAGCTCGTCGGCGAGGCCGGCGGCGGGGCGGAAGCGGTGAGGCTCGTCGCCGAGAAGCAACCCGATCTCGTCTTCCTCGACATCCAGATGCCCGAGATGGACGGGTTCCAGGTAATCCGGGCGCTCCTGGCCGCGGGGGATCTTCCCCTCGTCGTCTTCACGACGGCGTTCGACCAGTACGCGATCAGGGCCTTCGAGGTGAACGCGCTCGATTACCTGCTCAAGCCGGTCGAGAAGGATCGCCTGAGCGCGGCGATCGAGAAGGCGAGACGTTCCCGCCCGCGTCCCGACGAGTACATCGAGCGGGTGCGACGGCTCACCGAGAGCATCCGGGACGTCACGCGCTTCCTGCCCCGGATCGTCATCAGGCGCAAGGACGAGGTCGATCTCTACGAGACGGAGAAGGTGGCGATGCTCTTCGCGTCGCCCGAGGGGGTCCGCGCGCGAACCGTCGACGGCGATTTCCTCACGAACTACGCGGCGATCGACGAGATCGAGGCGCAGCTCGATCCCTCCCTCTTCCTTCGCCTCGGCAAGGACATGCTCGTCAACCTCCGCCGGATCGCGAAGATCGTTCCCTGGACGGGAGGACACTACATCCTGACCCTGCTCGACGGGAATCGCACCGAGGTCACGCTCAACCGGTCGCAGGCGACGCTGCTCAAGAGCAAGGTCGACGGGATCGCGTAA